CGAGGGTCCGGTCTGGCATATCCGGTTCAATCGTCCGGAAAAGCTGAACGCGATAGACACCGAGCAGCACGAACGCGTCATCAGGGCCGTGCAGGCCGCGGACTATGATCCGGCGGTGAGGGTCATAGCTTTTTCAGGCGAAGGGCGTGCCTTCTGCTCCGGGGATGACATCAAGACCGCGCAGCGCAGATGGCCGGAGCGTCATAAAAAGCGGCTGGTTGACCTGGACATAGGGGTCGGTCCGCTCATCCTGCAGGAGGCTACAACCGTCATTCGGGATGTCTGCAAGCCCACGGTGGTGCTGATGCACGGTTACGCCCTTGGCGCGGGCTACGACTATGCCACCAGCTGTGATTTCAGAGTCGCGACCGAGGACTGCCAGTTTGGCGATCCCCGGGTCCATCGCGCCTTATGGGCCGCAGAAGGATGGTCCTACAAGCTATTGAGACTCATCGGCGGGGGTTGGGCCACCAAAATCGCGCTGTTAGGTGAGCCGCTCACCGGAGTGGAGGCTGAAGGCATCGGTCTGGTGCATCGGGTTTATCCGCCGGATGCAGACCTCAGGGAGTCGGCCCGGGAGTTCCTGCTGAAACTGGCCAGTCTCCCGGCTGAATCCTACGCTGTCATCAAACGCCATATCCTGGACGGCATGGACCTCTCTTACCAAGCCGCCCTGGCCCACCAGCCCCGATAGAGACGGAATATGACTTGACTTTCATTCGAGATTACATGATGATCACGCAGAAAAAAGGCGGCGCGTGAACCGGGAAGCGCCTTTTTAAATTCACCTCTATTAATAGAAGAACATGAGTTCCAGAGCTTGAAAACCTTTCTCGTAACAGGCGGCGCCGGATTCATTGGATCAAATTTCGTCCTGGCTCAACGGGCAAAGAACCGGGCGCGCATCGTGAATCTGGATAAGCTGACCTATGCCGGAAACACGGCTAACCTAGAGAGCCTCACAGACGATCCCGATTATATCTTCGTGCATGCGGATATCAATGACGGGCCGCTGGTTCGCCGCATTTTTGAAGATCAGAGGCCCGAGGCCGTGGTTCACTTTGCCGCGGAAAGCCACGTGGACCGTTCCATCCTCAGCCCGGACGACTTTATCCAGACCAACATCGTCGGAACCTTTCGCCTGATCGAAGAAGCTCGCGCTTACTGGTCTGGTCTAGATGGCAAGAGTAAAAAAACCTTCAGGTTCCTTCATATTTCCACTGACGAGGTCTACGGGAGCCTGGGGCCTGACGACCCGCCTTTTACCGAATCCTATCCTTATGCCCCCAACAGCCCTTATGCGGCCTCCAAGGCGGCCGGGGACCACCTGGTGCGCTCTTTTCACAGGACATACGGCCTGCCGACCCTGATTATCAACTGCTCGAATAATTACGGGCCCTATCAGTTTCCGGAAAAGTTGATTCCTTTAATAATCCTGAACGCCCTGGAAGGCAAGCCTCTGCCGATCTATGGGGACGGAAAGAACATCCGAGATTGGCTCTTCATCCAAGACCATGTCGAGGCCATCGGCATGGTGCTGGACAGGGGCCGGGCTGGAGAAACCTACAATATCGGCGGCAGCTGTGAAAAAACCAATATTGATGTCGTGAAGACCATATGCCTTTTACTCGATCAGCTTTGTCCCGATTCACCCTCTAAGCCTCATGCCGACCTGATAACCTTTGTCAAGGACCGGCCTGGTCATGACCGCCGGTATGCCATTGACGCAGGCAAAATCAAGCGGGAACTCAACTGG
This genomic stretch from Deltaproteobacteria bacterium harbors:
- a CDS encoding enoyl-CoA hydratase/isomerase family protein, encoding MSDESALIVYNEGPVWHIRFNRPEKLNAIDTEQHERVIRAVQAADYDPAVRVIAFSGEGRAFCSGDDIKTAQRRWPERHKKRLVDLDIGVGPLILQEATTVIRDVCKPTVVLMHGYALGAGYDYATSCDFRVATEDCQFGDPRVHRALWAAEGWSYKLLRLIGGGWATKIALLGEPLTGVEAEGIGLVHRVYPPDADLRESAREFLLKLASLPAESYAVIKRHILDGMDLSYQAALAHQPR
- the rfbB gene encoding dTDP-glucose 4,6-dehydratase; protein product: MKTFLVTGGAGFIGSNFVLAQRAKNRARIVNLDKLTYAGNTANLESLTDDPDYIFVHADINDGPLVRRIFEDQRPEAVVHFAAESHVDRSILSPDDFIQTNIVGTFRLIEEARAYWSGLDGKSKKTFRFLHISTDEVYGSLGPDDPPFTESYPYAPNSPYAASKAAGDHLVRSFHRTYGLPTLIINCSNNYGPYQFPEKLIPLIILNALEGKPLPIYGDGKNIRDWLFIQDHVEAIGMVLDRGRAGETYNIGGSCEKTNIDVVKTICLLLDQLCPDSPSKPHADLITFVKDRPGHDRRYAIDAGKIKRELNWAPAETFESGITKTIHWYLSHKEWTSSIKTGAYKEWIKRQYGSD